In the genome of Rhodanobacter soli, the window GACCACGCCTACGCGCTGGCCCGCCGCGACGGGCTGGAAGGCCTGTCGATCGGCAACTTGGCCAGCGACGTGGGCATGTCCAAGAGTGGCGTGTTCGCCCACTTCGGCTCGCGCGAAGACCTGCAACTGGCCGTGCTCGACACCGGCCGGCAGCGTTTCGTGACCCAGGTGCTGCTGCCGGCGCTGAAGCAGCCGCGCGGCCTGCCGCGGCTGCGCGCGATCGTGGCGAACTGGTTCGAGTGGAGCCGCGAGCACCAGAGCGGCTGCGTGCTGCTGTCCGCCGTGAGCGAGTACGACGGCCGCGAAGGCGCGCTGCACGACGGCGTGGTGCGGCAGCAGGCCGGCTGGCGCGACGAGTTGCAGAAGGCGATCGCGCAGGCGGTCGAACTGGGCCACCTGCGCCGCGACACCGACGTCGCTTTGCTGGCCTTCGAGATCTACGCCCTGATGCTCGGCCTGCACCACGACGCCGGGCTGTTCGGATTCGATGAAGCCGGCCGCTGCACCAAGGCGGCCTTCGAGCGCCTGTGGCGCAGCTGGCAAACCTGAGGCGAAACCCATGCCCACCGTCATCGACAGACTCAAGCTCACCACCGTGCGTACC includes:
- a CDS encoding TetR/AcrR family transcriptional regulator; protein product: MTIATHPGKRAATRDTILDHAYALARRDGLEGLSIGNLASDVGMSKSGVFAHFGSREDLQLAVLDTGRQRFVTQVLLPALKQPRGLPRLRAIVANWFEWSREHQSGCVLLSAVSEYDGREGALHDGVVRQQAGWRDELQKAIAQAVELGHLRRDTDVALLAFEIYALMLGLHHDAGLFGFDEAGRCTKAAFERLWRSWQT